Proteins from a genomic interval of Papaver somniferum cultivar HN1 chromosome 4, ASM357369v1, whole genome shotgun sequence:
- the LOC113272265 gene encoding uncharacterized protein LOC113272265 — translation MDNRFANWNGSNMSEAARSVMIRNVSNAILIHHMTSFRLPDVTIKKMSSSQQKFWRNKKTCKGNHIITWRRVQKPKEEGGLGFRDMHTFNRALLAKSYWRLSSDTESMMAKSLQEKYFQDGDLFNLKNKTNTTWSWRSLSSELYFVQANSCWCLGDGKMILIWQHRWIQVLPHPPVPRQGSTTHLNFKYVCELFNQSKNSWNLDLLHELFDLNTVNLIWNTQIHINCEDRLIWLLKKNGRFSVKSAYRKLHEEHNNSESIEPRMIKI, via the coding sequence ATGGACAATAGATTTGCAAACTGGAATGGAAGCAATATGTCAGAAGCAGCAAGATCAGTAATGATCAGGAATGTTTCTAATGCAATCCTAATTCACCATATGACAAGCTTCAGACTTCCAGATGTTACCATTAAAAAGATGAGCTCAAGTCAGCAAAAATTCTGGAGAAATAAGAAAACGTGTAAAGGAAATCACATCATCACTTGGAGAAGAGTTCAAAAACCTAAAGAAGAAGGGGGATTAGGCTTTCGAGATATGCACACTTTTAATAGGGCCTTGCTTGCGAAATCTTATTGGAGACTCAGTTCTGACACGGAGTCTATGATGGCAAAATCCCTGCAGGAGAAATATTTTCAAGATGGAGATCTTTTCAACCTAAAAAATAAGACTAACACAACATGGTCATGGAGAAGCTTAAGTTCTGAATTATATTTTGTACAAGCAAACAGCTGTTGGTGCCTTGGAGACGGAAAAATGATTCTAATCTGGCAACACAGGTGGATACAAGTTCTTCCTCATCCTCCAGTACCAAGACAGGGATCAACAACTCACTTGAATTTTAAGTATGTTTGTGAACTTTTTAACCAGAGTAAAAACTCATGGAACCTGGACCTTCTGCATGAACTCTTTGATCTCAACACTGTAAATCTCATATGGAATACACAGATTCACATCAACTGCGAGGACAGATTAATCTGGTTGCTGAAAAAGAATGGCAGATTCTCTGTAAAATCTGCTTACCGTAAACTCCATGAAGAACATAATAACTCAGAATCGATTGAGCCAAGAATGATCAAAATCTAA